A genomic region of Papaver somniferum cultivar HN1 chromosome 7, ASM357369v1, whole genome shotgun sequence contains the following coding sequences:
- the LOC113300582 gene encoding uncharacterized protein LOC113300582 encodes MSFSATPTTVPHPPPPPTPPFHLNDRPPLSDIMPEASSNISSLIRKKLALISISPTSTASNPKRRYQQISEDNEMALDQSSTPPRNVVKITAGGMILGWSVVCGCKVNYRIDRIESECFRVSDGKTTTIDVPFSREHIKFDCPCGGRCEISMTVKRPRVTKENKKVVKKN; translated from the exons ATGTCTTTCTCTGCCACTCCAACCACTGTTCCACATCCGCCGCCGCCGCCCACACCACCTTTCCATCTAAACGATCGCCCTCCTCTTTCTGATATCATGCCAGAGGCTTCATCAAATATAAGTTCTTTAATCCGTAAGAAACTGGCCTTGATTTCCATCTCACCAACCTCTACCGCTTCTAATCCCAAGCGCCGCTATCAACAGATTTCCGAAGATAACGAGATGGCACTTGATCAATCTAGTACTCCACCCCGAAATGTCGTCAAGATTACTGCCGGTGGGATGATACTT GGTTGGAGTGTCGTATGTGGTTGTAAGGTGAATTATCGTATTGACAGAATAGAGTCCGAGTGTTTTAGAGTTTCCGACGGAAAGACAACAACTATAGATGTACCGTTTTCCAGGGAGCATATTAAGTTCGATTGTCCCTGTGGAGGTCGGTGCGAGATAAGTATGACCGTGAAGAGACCTCGAGTAACAAAGGAGAACAAAAAGGTAGTGAAGAAAAATTAA